One segment of Phragmites australis chromosome 13, lpPhrAust1.1, whole genome shotgun sequence DNA contains the following:
- the LOC133889221 gene encoding PI-PLC X domain-containing protein At5g67130-like isoform X2, with translation MAREEPLLRPFVAVAVLLLCSPRASVVSARKVGETCALDRNCDAGLHCETCVADGNVRPRCTRVAPVDPQTKNGVRGLMLDMYDFRNDIWLCHSYGGICQNFTAFQPAVNVLREVERFLSRNPSEVVTVFVEDYVESPMGLTRVLNASGLAKYLFPAWRMPKNGGDWPLLSDMVRDNHRLLVFTSKSAKEAAEGIPYEWRYVVENQYGSKGMIKGSCQNRAESAAMNDLSRSLVLVNYFRDLPNFPEACKDNSVQLLDMLTTCHAKSADRWANFIAVDFYKRSDRGGAAEATDKANGGLVCGCGSISACNANGTCTPRHGRTPKGIFNASSDAAAWRPPPVLQWQRLVLLPALLGLLLCL, from the exons ATGGCGAGGGAGGAGCCGCTGCTTCGTCCcttcgtcgccgtcgccgtgctCCTGCTGTGCTCCCCCCGCGCCTCCGTGGTGTCTGCCCGGAAGGTGGGCGAGACGTGCGCGCTGGACCGGAACTGCGACGCCGGGCTGCACTGCGAGACGTGCGTGGCCGACGGCAACGTGCGCCCGCGCTGCACCCGCGTCGCCCCCGTCGACCCGCAGACCAAG AACGGCGTCAGGGGATTGATGCTGGACATGTACGACTTCCGGAACGACATCTGGCTCTGCCACTCCTACGGCGGCATCTGCCAAAACTTCACCGCCTTC CAACCGGCGGTGAACGTGCTCCGGGAGGTCGAGCGCTTCCTGTCGCGGAACCCCTCCGAGGTGGTCACCGTCTTCGTCGAGGACTACGTCGAGTCGCCGATGGGTCTCACCAGGGTGCTCAACGCGTCGGGCCTCGCCAAGTACCTCTTCCCAGCCTGGCGCATGCCCAAGAACGGCGGCGACTGGCCGCTGCTCAGCGACATGGTCCGCGACAACCACCGCCTGCTGGTGTTCACCTCGAAATCCGCCAAGGAGGCCGCCGAGGGGATCCCCTACGAGTGGCGCTACGTCGTCGAGAACCAGT ACGGGAGCAAGGGGATGATCAAAGGGTCGTGCCAAAACCGCGCGGAGTCCGCCGCCATGAACGACCTGTCGAGGTCGCTGGTGCTGGTGAACTACTTCAGGGACCTCCCAAACTTCCCGGAGGCGTGCAAGGACAACTCCGTGCAGCTGCTGGACATGCTCACCACCTGCCACGCCAAGTCCGCGGACAGATGGGCCAACTTCATCGCCGTGGATTTCTACAAG AGGAGCGATCgaggcggcgcggcggaggcCACGGACAAGGCGAACGGCGGCCTGGTCTGCGGGTGCGGGAGCATATCTGCTTGCAAC GCCAACGGCACATGCACTCCTCGGCACGGCAGGACGCCCAAAGGCATCTTCAACGCCTCGTCGGACGCCGCGGcgtggcggccgccgccggtgcTGCAATGGCAACGCCTCGTCCTGCTACCTGCTCTCCTCGGTCTACTTCTGTGCCTGTAA
- the LOC133889220 gene encoding probable serine/threonine-protein kinase At1g01540 isoform X2: MSDSELSQGTLVFGLHLWELVGIGVGAAFVLLLVLLSLLCLLASRRRRRHRRQVPATPVLYLAATAPNGHPKHPAKPAKDIQEVASRAAAAPTPPAKAPLAQVLQAPPPDSIQIETGKEHRITFPEQPPPPHHQRSGGPSSRGASGESRGGGGEPGVPEVSHLGWGHWYTLKELEAATCMFADEKVIGEGGYGIVYHGVLEGGVQVAVKNLLNNRGQAEREFKVEVEAIGRVRHKNLVRLLGYCAEGNQRMLVYEYVNNGNLEQWLHGDVGPVSPLTWDIRVKIILGTAKGLMYLHEGLEPKVVHRDVKSSNILLDKHWNAKLSDFGLAKLLGSERSYVTTRVMGTFGYVAPEYAGTGMLNETSDVYSFGILIMEIISGRVPVDYNRPPGEVNLVEWLKTMVSNRNSEGVLDPKMNEKPTSRALKKALLVALRCVDPEACKRPKIGHVIHMLEVDDFPYRDERRGGKAPAQARSVETPASDPGGSSGNNTPKDAPKGGEPFKWRHQEA, from the exons ATGTCGGACTCGGAGCTGTCCCAGGGCACGCTGGTGTTCGGGCTCCACCTGTGGGAGCTGGTCGGCATCGGCGTCGGCGCTGCCttcgtgctcctcctcgtcctcctctccCTGCTGTGCCTTCtcgcctcccgccgccgccgacgccaccGCCGGCAAGTCCCGGCTACCCCCGTTCTCTACCTCGCCGCCACTGCGCCCAATGGCCACCCCAAGCACCCCGCCAAGCCCGCCAAGGACATCCAAGAAGTGGCCTCCCGCGCTGCCGCGGCTCCCACGCCCCCGGCCAAGGCGCCGCTCGCGCAGGTGCtccaggcgccgccgccagactCCATCCAGATCGAGACGGGGAAGGAGCACCGCATCACGTTCCCGGagcagccgccgccaccgcacCACCAGCGGAGCGGGGGGCCGTCGTCGCGGGGCGCCAGCGGCGAGAGCCGCGGTGGAGGCGGGGAGCCAGGGGTGCCGGAGGTGTCGCACCTGGGGTGGGGGCACTGGTACACGCTCAAGGAGCTGGAGGCCGCCACGTGCATGTTCGCCGACGAGAAGGTGATCGGCGAGGGCGGCTATGGCATCGTGTACCACGGCGTGCTCGAGGGCGGCGTGCAGGTCGCCGTCAAGAACCTGCTTAACAACAG GGGGCAGGCAGAGAGGGAATTCAAGGTGGAGGTGGAAGCGATTGGGCGGGTGCGGCACAAGAACTTGGTGCGGTTGTTGGGATACTGTGCTGAAGGGAACCAAAG GATGCTTGTGTATGAGTATGTCAATAATGGAAACTTGGAGCAATGGCTCCACGGTGATGTTGGTCCTGTGAGCCCTCTTACATGGGATATCAGAGTGAAGATTATTCTGGGAACAGCAAAAGG CTTAATGTATTTGCACGAGGGACTTGAGCCAAAGGTGGTTCACCGTGATGTCAAATCGAGCAATATCCTCCTTGACAAGCATTGGAATGCTAAGCTTTCTGATTTTGGGCTAGCAAAGCTTTTGGGTTCAGAGAGGAGTTATGTCACAACCAGGGTCATGGGGACATTCGG GTATGTTGCACCAGAGTATGCGGGCACTGGCATGTTGAATGAAACTAGTGATGTCTACAGTTTTGGAATCCTTATTATGGAAATAATATCTGGTCGGGTACCAGTTGATTACAACAGGCCACCAGGGGAG GTTAATCTTGTTGAGTGGCTGAAGACAATGGTCAGCAACCGAAATTCTGAAGGGGTTTTGGATCCGAAGATGAATGAGAAGCCTACATCAAGGGCATTGAAGAAGGCTTTGCTAGTGGCTCTACGGTGTGTAGATCCTGAAGCTTGTAAGAGGCCAAAGATTGGGCATGTCATTCACATGCTTGAAGTTGATGATTTTCCTTACAGAGAT GAACGTCGAGGTGGCAAAGCTCCAGCTCAAGCAAGATCGGTCGAAACACCTGCCAGCGATCCTGGCGGTAGCAGTGGGAACAACACACCGAAAGATGCACCGAAAGGAGGAGAACCTTTCAAATGGAGACATCAAGAGGCCTAG
- the LOC133889220 gene encoding probable serine/threonine-protein kinase At1g01540 isoform X1, which yields MSDSELSQGTLVFGLHLWELVGIGVGAAFVLLLVLLSLLCLLASRRRRRHRRQVPATPVLYLAATAPNGHPKHPAKPAKDIQEVASRAAAAPTPPAKAPLAQVLQAPPPDSIQIETGKEHRITFPEQPPPPHHQRSGGPSSRGASGESRGGGGEPGVPEVSHLGWGHWYTLKELEAATCMFADEKVIGEGGYGIVYHGVLEGGVQVAVKNLLNNRGQAEREFKVEVEAIGRVRHKNLVRLLGYCAEGNQRMLVYEYVNNGNLEQWLHGDVGPVSPLTWDIRVKIILGTAKGLMYLHEGLEPKVVHRDVKSSNILLDKHWNAKLSDFGLAKLLGSERSYVTTRVMGTFGLDIRTLIIKLGSHKINKNTVAYFYVVTCRYVAPEYAGTGMLNETSDVYSFGILIMEIISGRVPVDYNRPPGEVNLVEWLKTMVSNRNSEGVLDPKMNEKPTSRALKKALLVALRCVDPEACKRPKIGHVIHMLEVDDFPYRDERRGGKAPAQARSVETPASDPGGSSGNNTPKDAPKGGEPFKWRHQEA from the exons ATGTCGGACTCGGAGCTGTCCCAGGGCACGCTGGTGTTCGGGCTCCACCTGTGGGAGCTGGTCGGCATCGGCGTCGGCGCTGCCttcgtgctcctcctcgtcctcctctccCTGCTGTGCCTTCtcgcctcccgccgccgccgacgccaccGCCGGCAAGTCCCGGCTACCCCCGTTCTCTACCTCGCCGCCACTGCGCCCAATGGCCACCCCAAGCACCCCGCCAAGCCCGCCAAGGACATCCAAGAAGTGGCCTCCCGCGCTGCCGCGGCTCCCACGCCCCCGGCCAAGGCGCCGCTCGCGCAGGTGCtccaggcgccgccgccagactCCATCCAGATCGAGACGGGGAAGGAGCACCGCATCACGTTCCCGGagcagccgccgccaccgcacCACCAGCGGAGCGGGGGGCCGTCGTCGCGGGGCGCCAGCGGCGAGAGCCGCGGTGGAGGCGGGGAGCCAGGGGTGCCGGAGGTGTCGCACCTGGGGTGGGGGCACTGGTACACGCTCAAGGAGCTGGAGGCCGCCACGTGCATGTTCGCCGACGAGAAGGTGATCGGCGAGGGCGGCTATGGCATCGTGTACCACGGCGTGCTCGAGGGCGGCGTGCAGGTCGCCGTCAAGAACCTGCTTAACAACAG GGGGCAGGCAGAGAGGGAATTCAAGGTGGAGGTGGAAGCGATTGGGCGGGTGCGGCACAAGAACTTGGTGCGGTTGTTGGGATACTGTGCTGAAGGGAACCAAAG GATGCTTGTGTATGAGTATGTCAATAATGGAAACTTGGAGCAATGGCTCCACGGTGATGTTGGTCCTGTGAGCCCTCTTACATGGGATATCAGAGTGAAGATTATTCTGGGAACAGCAAAAGG CTTAATGTATTTGCACGAGGGACTTGAGCCAAAGGTGGTTCACCGTGATGTCAAATCGAGCAATATCCTCCTTGACAAGCATTGGAATGCTAAGCTTTCTGATTTTGGGCTAGCAAAGCTTTTGGGTTCAGAGAGGAGTTATGTCACAACCAGGGTCATGGGGACATTCGGGTTAGACATCAGGACACTAATTATAAAATTAGGATCACACAAGATAAACAAGAACACAGTGGCTtatttttatgttgttactTGCAGGTATGTTGCACCAGAGTATGCGGGCACTGGCATGTTGAATGAAACTAGTGATGTCTACAGTTTTGGAATCCTTATTATGGAAATAATATCTGGTCGGGTACCAGTTGATTACAACAGGCCACCAGGGGAG GTTAATCTTGTTGAGTGGCTGAAGACAATGGTCAGCAACCGAAATTCTGAAGGGGTTTTGGATCCGAAGATGAATGAGAAGCCTACATCAAGGGCATTGAAGAAGGCTTTGCTAGTGGCTCTACGGTGTGTAGATCCTGAAGCTTGTAAGAGGCCAAAGATTGGGCATGTCATTCACATGCTTGAAGTTGATGATTTTCCTTACAGAGAT GAACGTCGAGGTGGCAAAGCTCCAGCTCAAGCAAGATCGGTCGAAACACCTGCCAGCGATCCTGGCGGTAGCAGTGGGAACAACACACCGAAAGATGCACCGAAAGGAGGAGAACCTTTCAAATGGAGACATCAAGAGGCCTAG
- the LOC133889202 gene encoding small ribosomal subunit protein eS10z codes for MIIPKKNRNEICKYLFKEGVLYAKKDYNLAKHPQIDVPNLQVIKLMQSFKSKEYVRETFSWQYYYWYLTNDGIEHLRNYLNLPSEIVPATLKKSARPPGRPFGSGPPGDRPRGPPRFEGDRPRFGDRDGYRGGPRGAPGDFGGEKGGAPAEFQPSFRSSGGRPGFGRGGGSGFGAGPTSSSME; via the exons ATG ATCATTCCCAAGAAGAACCGCAATGAGATCTGCAAGTACCTCTTCAAGG AGGGGGTGCTGTATGCCAAGAAGGACTACAACCTGGCGAAGCACCCGCAGATCGATGTGCCGAACCTGCAGGTGATCAAGCTCATGCAGAGCTTCAAGTCCAAGGAATACGTCAGGGAGACCTTCTCCTGGCAGTACTACTACTGGTACCTCACCAATGATggcatcgagcacctgcgcaactACCTCAACCTGCCATCGGAAATCGTGCCTGCCACACTCAAGAAGTCTGCCAGGCCACCTGGCCGCCCATTCGGCTCTGGCCCACCTGGTGACCGCCCAAG GGGCCCACCTCGCTTTGAAGGGGACAGGCCAAGGTTTGGTGACAGGGATGGATACCGCGGTGGTCCTCGTGGTGCTCCCGGTGACTTTGGTGGTGAGAAGGGTGGAGCTCCTGCAGAGTTCCAGCCGTCCTTCAGG AGTTCTGGTGGTAGACCTGGCTTTGGCCGTGGCGGTGGCAGCGGATTTGGTGCTGGCCCGACCTCTTCATCTATGGAGTGA
- the LOC133889221 gene encoding PI-PLC X domain-containing protein At5g67130-like isoform X1 yields MAREEPLLRPFVAVAVLLLCSPRASVVSARKVGETCALDRNCDAGLHCETCVADGNVRPRCTRVAPVDPQTKARGLPFNRYSWLTTHNSFARLGQRSQTGVAIATPWNQQDTVTEQLNNGVRGLMLDMYDFRNDIWLCHSYGGICQNFTAFQPAVNVLREVERFLSRNPSEVVTVFVEDYVESPMGLTRVLNASGLAKYLFPAWRMPKNGGDWPLLSDMVRDNHRLLVFTSKSAKEAAEGIPYEWRYVVENQYGSKGMIKGSCQNRAESAAMNDLSRSLVLVNYFRDLPNFPEACKDNSVQLLDMLTTCHAKSADRWANFIAVDFYKRSDRGGAAEATDKANGGLVCGCGSISACNANGTCTPRHGRTPKGIFNASSDAAAWRPPPVLQWQRLVLLPALLGLLLCL; encoded by the exons ATGGCGAGGGAGGAGCCGCTGCTTCGTCCcttcgtcgccgtcgccgtgctCCTGCTGTGCTCCCCCCGCGCCTCCGTGGTGTCTGCCCGGAAGGTGGGCGAGACGTGCGCGCTGGACCGGAACTGCGACGCCGGGCTGCACTGCGAGACGTGCGTGGCCGACGGCAACGTGCGCCCGCGCTGCACCCGCGTCGCCCCCGTCGACCCGCAGACCAAG GCGCGGGGGCTGCCGTTCAACCGGTACTCGTGGCTGACGACGCACAACTCGTTCGCGCGCCTCGGCCAGCGGTCGCAGACGGGCGTCGCCATCGCCACGCCGTGGAACCAGCAGGACACCGTCACCGAACAGCTCAAC AACGGCGTCAGGGGATTGATGCTGGACATGTACGACTTCCGGAACGACATCTGGCTCTGCCACTCCTACGGCGGCATCTGCCAAAACTTCACCGCCTTC CAACCGGCGGTGAACGTGCTCCGGGAGGTCGAGCGCTTCCTGTCGCGGAACCCCTCCGAGGTGGTCACCGTCTTCGTCGAGGACTACGTCGAGTCGCCGATGGGTCTCACCAGGGTGCTCAACGCGTCGGGCCTCGCCAAGTACCTCTTCCCAGCCTGGCGCATGCCCAAGAACGGCGGCGACTGGCCGCTGCTCAGCGACATGGTCCGCGACAACCACCGCCTGCTGGTGTTCACCTCGAAATCCGCCAAGGAGGCCGCCGAGGGGATCCCCTACGAGTGGCGCTACGTCGTCGAGAACCAGT ACGGGAGCAAGGGGATGATCAAAGGGTCGTGCCAAAACCGCGCGGAGTCCGCCGCCATGAACGACCTGTCGAGGTCGCTGGTGCTGGTGAACTACTTCAGGGACCTCCCAAACTTCCCGGAGGCGTGCAAGGACAACTCCGTGCAGCTGCTGGACATGCTCACCACCTGCCACGCCAAGTCCGCGGACAGATGGGCCAACTTCATCGCCGTGGATTTCTACAAG AGGAGCGATCgaggcggcgcggcggaggcCACGGACAAGGCGAACGGCGGCCTGGTCTGCGGGTGCGGGAGCATATCTGCTTGCAAC GCCAACGGCACATGCACTCCTCGGCACGGCAGGACGCCCAAAGGCATCTTCAACGCCTCGTCGGACGCCGCGGcgtggcggccgccgccggtgcTGCAATGGCAACGCCTCGTCCTGCTACCTGCTCTCCTCGGTCTACTTCTGTGCCTGTAA
- the LOC133889222 gene encoding uncharacterized protein LOC133889222 — MQQQQAPRHAKTDSEVTSSMAQSSPPRAAYYVQSPSHDDGENKTAVSSFHSSPAASPPRSLGRASRDSSSSRFSAKGPSASSSRRGAGGEPGARGQNGGRGGTPWMKDAIEEEGLLMDDDDVDGYGAGGGLPKRWRYALGFVGAFFALFFFFALILWGASRNQRPVVAMQSITFHNFVIQAGTDASLVPTEMSTLNATVRLTFRNTGSFFGVHVTAQPVTLYYYQLLMASGNLKYFYQARKSQRSLTVAVAGDKVPLYGGGSGLSSTPTKLPPAKKREPPVVVPPPPVPLQLAVRVRSRAFVLGRLVKPKFYSEARCSVTLDQTKMGKAVSLKKACTYSH, encoded by the exons atgcagcagcagcaggcgccCCGCCACGCGAAGACGGACTCCGAAGTGACGTCCAGCATGGCGCAGTCGTCGCCGCCGCGGGCGGCATACTACGTGCAGTCGCCCAGCCACGACGACGGGGAGAACAAGACCGCCGTCTCCTCCTTCCACTCCTCCCCCGCCGCGTCCCCGCCGCGCTCGCTGGGGCGCGCCTCCAgggactcctcctcctcccgcttctCCGCCAAGGggccctccgcctcctcctcccgccgcggGGCCGGCGGCGAGCCCGGCGCCCGCGGTCAGAACGGGGGCCGCGGCGGCACCCCGTGGATGAAGGACGCCATCGAGGAGGAGGGCCTGCTcatggacgacgacgacgtcgacGGGTACGGCGCCGGCGGGGGGCTCCCGAAGCGGTGGCGCTACGCGCTGGGCTTCGTCGGCGCCTTCTTCgcgctcttcttcttcttcgcgctCATCCTCTGGGGCGCCAGCCGCAACCAGAGGCCCGTCGTCGCCATGCAGAGCATCACGTTCCACAACTTCGTGATCCAGGCCGGCACGGACGCGTCGCTGGTGCCGACGGAGATGTCCACGCTCAACGCCACGGTGAGGCTCACGTTCCGCAACACGGGGAGCTTCTTCGGCGTGCACGTCACCGCGCAGCCCGTCACGCTCTACTACTACCAGCTCCTCATGGCCTCCGGCAAC CTGAAGTACTTCTACCAGGCGCGGAAGAGCCAGCGGAGCCTGACGGTCGCGGTGGCCGGCGACAAGGTGCCACTGTACGGCGGCGGGTCGGGGCTGAGCAGCACCCCCACGAAGCTGCCGCCGGCGAAGAAGCGCGAGCCGCCGGTggtggtgccgccgccgccggtgccgcTGCAGCTGGCGGTGCGGGTGCGGTCGCGCGCGTTCGTGCTGGGCAGGCTGGTGAAGCCCAAGTTCTACAGCGAGGCTCGGTGCAGCGTGACGCTGGACCAGACGAAGATGGGCAAGGCCGTCTCCCTCAAGAAGGCGTGCACCTACAGCCACTAG